In Zonotrichia albicollis isolate bZonAlb1 chromosome 9, bZonAlb1.hap1, whole genome shotgun sequence, the DNA window CCACGGCATGTAAGAACACTTGGATTTTGGGTGGCACGACCACATTTACACCCTTTCTTTTCTTGTGGCTTTTTATACACAGTTTTCGTTGGGCTTCCTGGCATAACGTTACTGCTGGGAACTTTCTCCTTTGCCTTGTCTTTTGTTTTCAGCACCCCCGGTTTGGCTTTCGGGTGGGATTTCTTAGGGGCGTGTTCTAAGTTCTTTTTCACGCTTTTGTTAGACAGGAGCACAGTTTTACTGATTTTGGGAGTAGTTCCTCCATTAGGTACAGTCGCAATAGGCTGCaaagacattttattttcctgtttgaCCGTCACGGGAGCCGACGCTCCCAGCGTGGGGCCGCAGATGATGCTGGAGATGGGCAGAGGCTGAACCTTCTCGCTGTCGCTTTCGGAGCGAGAGCGCTTCCTGTTCAGCTTCACCACCTTGGGCGTGGCTGCCGTGCACGAGAGCCCGTGAGGAGAAGCATCCGTGGCCATGAAAATGTTATGGCTGAGGGGAGggggggagagctgcaggaaggggCCGTTGGCCATGTTGGCCTCCAAGGTGGGCTGCAGGTTGGAGTCGCACACCTCGCCGCTGGACACGGTCTCCAGGCTGCGCAGCACCTCCTCGACGCTGAGCAGCAGCGACCCGCCCGGCTTGATGTCCTCGCTGAAGCCGCAGATGTCGATGCCCGCGGGGCACAGGTCGCTGGTGGCCACGGTGTCACACACGGGCTGCAGGCCGCCGGGGATGTCCTCGCTTTTGATGTAATCGCCGGTGCCGCACACGTCGATGGCGCTGGCGTGCTCGGGAGAGGGGATGCCCACGCCCAGCTTCTCCACGGCCAGCCCGTTGCAGGGGGGCAGCCCATTGATGACGGAGCCGCGCAGGTCCAGGCCGGGGGTGCTCTCGGGCAGCGCCGTGAAGCCCCCGGGCGCGTCCGTCGCCAGCTCCGAGGTGGAAGGGACCGGGGAGTGCGTCAGACACAGAGCCAGCGCTGCGTCCGAGGACTTCTCGGCGTCCTCGTGGAGCGGTGCCCCATCCttgagcagggccagcaggtcTGCAGAGCAATCCACGGCCTGGATGATGTCCCGGGCCAGCGGCGTCTGCGTGATGTACTCGCACAGCTTCTTGTAGCAGTTCAccaggatgctcagctgcttGTTCTCCTCAAACTGCTCGTAGTCCTTGCACCAGCTACACGAGGGCTTCATCATCATCTTCTTGCCTTTACACGTTTTGCAGACATAATGCTGACAATTGGAGTTGGTAGGAGCAATAGGGTCTTGTAGCAAATTTCCtatgagaaaaaggaaaaggaagattaCAATGGACTTAAGGCAGGCTTCTGAGACATTACTGGATGAATTTTTTTGTACTATCAAAAAAAGTTACTCAAAAAGTTGAAAAACATCCCATCCAAACAACTGCCTGTACAAATTCCCACAGCTGCCAACCTGGTTTTAAAGCATTAGATAAAATTAGAAGAAAACCATCACACCACGGCTTGTTGTATGCTGCAGCCCTTAAAAACATTCTCAACTACAACACTACTGATCGCCTTCTCCCCTTCAGCTTTGTCCAAGGAAACTTACAGAACACACAAGATTTCTATGAATTTACCAAAAGTGAAATAATAAACTCCCATGATAACTTACTGCAAAGATTTTAATGGAATTAGTAAAAACAAATggaacagagcagagagagTGAAAACTCTGAATGTAAAAATGATGGAATATCCACCCCTAAAGGGAAGAAGACACAGCAGACTTTGTGTTGTTTTTCATTTAGCATTTAGTGTAGCTATAagaataaagaatttttttcatattttactgTTTAGAAtaaaaaactaataaaaatcAGCCTCTAAAGGAACCCACACACCCCTGACAGCCCAGAAAGTTTCAGATCCCCAGCACTGACAGTCTTGGAAGGTTTTGGCTGCAGATCCCCAAAACTGTAAAAACCCGGAAGAAtggtttttggttttccttAAGAACAATTCAAATATTACCTAAGGATAAAATATGAAAGAACAAGTGAAACTAAATTCTGTATAGAAACAATCCAACTGGTTCCTATATCCAGAAAGTGACAGTGTTGCTTTGCTATTTCCAGGCAGCTCTAGGCCAGAAAGATATTCCATCTCCTAAATTAAATTGCAGAGTAACTGTAGTCATCCCCAGCACCAGggctccctcccctcccagcaGCGCATTCTCAGCTCTGATCAGACCTTTCTCTCATAAGGAGCCTCTGCTGGATGAGTTACAGCCATCAGGGAATTCCCACCCAGCTTTTCCAAAGTGAAAACAATCTGCTGCAAcaagcaaataaaattaaacaacTTGGGAAGAGGAAGCAAAGTGCATGTATCAAATCAGACTgggataaaaaccccaaaatatcaaaGATATTTTCTCTCATTGCTCAATTCTCtgatcccttttccctgcattCCCTGATCCCTCtttgggaaggggctgctcccagcacctgAGCCATCATTCAGTGGGTGTGGCCTGATGTAAACTGGGTTTTGAGCAACAAATCCCAAGAGTCAGTGCTCAGGTTGGCATTGCACAGTGATTTTTAATAAATGGAGAGAAATCCAGTTGTTCAGCAAGCTGGCACAGAatgagccctgccctgtgtgacAGTGTGACAAGACCCCACCAGGAGAAGACAAAACACTCATCACATCAAGCTGGGAGGGTTTACAGCCAACAGATGGAACATGAAGTCACACAGTCCAACCTGCAGGGGGAattattgggttttttcccaagtTCCCTTGACATgacacaacaaaaacaacataGGTAGAGGTGGCTACTGTGGTCCTAAGATGGAACTTGATTTCAGGAGAAAAGTTCCCTGaagagaacaaaaccaaaactttaAATCCCACCAGCTCCTCGAAGAAGTTCTGTCCTTCAGCAGAGTTCCCCAACAATGGTCCAGCCCCCTGGATCCTGAGTCCACCAGgaccagcaggagctgtgccctggccagtgcAGACACCTCAGAGCCTTGGAACTACAGtgctcccagagcaaaagccaCCAGCATTCATTATTTCCCAATTAATTAAAGACACAAAACAGCTGGGTGCACTCCTCATCCACCAGTAGCCTCTCTTGGCTCCTTAGGACAATAAGGCTGAGTTATGCTTTGCAGAACTAAAATACTTCAGAGATGGCACCAAATAACAAGATACCACCATAACTTTtaattagattttttaaaaaaggcatcACCAACAGTGTGTTTTATTTCTCCCAAAATAAATTTGGCTGAAACTCCTGAATAAGTACAAATGCTAAAAGAAGATAcaggaaaatttaaatttctgGAGGCTCTGAGGGAAAAACCAGACGGACTGACAAGACAAAACACTTCACATGCTCTCGCTGCCAGGAGGAACAGAGCAAGTTCTACTCCCAGTAAATGCCAGACAACCTACACTGGAGAGACATTAGGAATTGCCTGAGCTGTGggaatattttctgtttcaacTATCTCATTGAATATTCATTCTTCAAAGTTTCTCTCTTGTATGGATTCTGTGGCACTATCACTCTCTTCAGTCTTAATACTGAcaagtttaaaaacaaatgtCAACCATGAGATGCTAATTTCCCATTAAATGAAGTTTCATTACTTGTAATACTCAGGGAGGGGCACTAAGTCAGCAGCACTGTCCCACAAACAGCAGCTGAGCCTTTTTGGAACCTCGAGGTTTGACAAGGCCAAGATCTCACTTTTGCCTGGTGGCCATCAGTGCTGCCCCTCTCTAGAAATGTAAAAATTTATACAGATCTCCAAGATATAAACATAGTGGGCCCTGAAGTTAATATTTTTCCATGTTTATAATTTAGTACTTCTTCTCTAAGCTAaatgtaatttttcattttattgtgCAGCCACTCACCTGCATTAGACCCTCCCACAATTACTCACTGCAGACCTTCAGTTCCACAGCCCTGTGTAGCCTGGTGCCACTGAACCCTGCCCTGTCCTTTCTCAGTCTCTTTTCTAAAGGGCTTATCAATACACCAAAAGCAAAACTGTGTTCTTACAAAGCCTCCAAAACGAGACTTTCCTTCCACATCAGCTCCTAACTATGCTGATTTCAGAAAGGTTGACTAAATACATTCCTTAATATCAGCATTTACAATTAATGAGGAGCATATACAGAGGAAAAacttttaatatattatttacCAAACACCCCAGCTGATCTGGAAAGGCTGTCCTGGGAGCTGGAGGGAGGTCACTTAACCCACAGTGAATACTTCCTGCTGCGGTGCTTAATGAGCAtttcacagctgcagggacaaggGGAAGCATCTGCAAATTGTGTCTCTGGGACCAAAGGGAGGAGAAGAATTGGGAATCAAAACAATTGTTAGGTGTCTGTACCCAGCAAATATGCTCCTAATGGATGAAATTCACTGGGAAGAAAGGCTATTCTCACCTATCCTCCGCAAAGGCAGGAAAGGGCTAAACACAAATATCCAATTTAGGGTCCTTGGAAATGCTACTGGAGCATTAATCACTGAAAATTATCTTGGCTTTTCCAACAACCCAAAGTCTTaagaattatttaattattaaatcTTAATTTCATGAAGCAAAATAGAAAAACTTaagtgaaattgtttttacaaatacaaattTATCCCTGGGGTTGATCACCAGAGGCGCTCTGGTGCTCAGCCATGGCACACAGGAGGAGGGGGCAGCTCACCCACCAACCTGCGCCCATCaaacagcacaggcagcaccagcTTCATTATAAACCACGGCcacaggaacagaaatgctgagcTCTCCCAAGCTCTGAGGAACAGGAAGCTCTGCCCAGCTGAGGTTTCACACACAGACCTGTGCATGCCAGGGACCCCAAAGTCACATCCACAGCTGGAGCTCTGACAGCTGCACTGCTGAACTGTCAGCTCTTCACTTTGGGATTAAACATCATCTGATTGTTTCTGTAAAAACAATTAACAGCCAGAAAGCTCCAACAACTTGTCCAAGCTTCAGGAGCTCCTGAAGGACAGGAGCTGGATCTCAGACTGTGACACCACTGCTCACGGGTTTGTCTCAGCCACCcctctcctgagctgcagcacggTGGGAAGGAAAAGCCCTGCTCTCCCCTGAACTGCTCCCTGCCACTGCACACAGATCCTCTCACCCAAGAAATAACCAGCTGGAGCCCACTGAGGAATGAACAGCAGCTCAACGAGGCTTCAAGGcaaaacacaacagaaaatCCCCTCAcaaaagcagcgtttcccgagttGGATAAACCCCCTAAAAGCTCTATTTGCAAAACTATCTGACGACAGACAGGCAGGCATATGATGAGCAGCAAAAAGGTCTGTCAGCCATCTGCAGAGGAATACAACAAATGTGTGGGATCTGTTTTAGAGGGGTGGGAGATGTGGGTACTTCctagaaaacaagaaaaccGAACACATTCTGACTCACAGAGATTAGTGCATGGACATGACAGCAGAGAAAGGTCTCACAGATCCCCAGCCCTAACAGAGCTAAGTCTCCACTTCCAGACCTACACTCAGGGCAGGCAGGACCATGTTGGATTGGATGCATTTCACCAAAACTGCACCAACGTCAGGAGCCAGATTCCCCAGACTGATGTCTGTGCCACCCTGCCCTAGCAGCTGTCCCAGGCAGTAAAACACTGGGCAGCTCCTCTCAGTGAATGCGGGatgccctgtccccagtgtcccacccCCTGCACAGCATTCCCACAGCAATTCCCAAAACGTGCTCTGAGACACAACCACACCTCTGCACATTCCAGGGGCACAGCTCTGAACCCACAGCTGCAGAGCATGGAATAGAGTAAGGGCAGTTCACAACAGCACTACAGATGGTGATCCTTCCGTGGGCTTTGACACACGGTTCTGTACAGAGAAACTGATCAGCCAAAAAGTAGAAACAAAAATGTTCCCCAAGATTCCCAGCACAGAACTCTGAGAAACAATGAGAGTTTCCCTGTGAACtgtgagaaattatttcatccTGCAAACACCACCCTGCCCTTAGATCACCCAACCACACCACCAGAATTTGACCAAGACATCCACAAACACTTATAAATTCCTTGCTGGGTGTGATGGAAATGTGGaggacacaaaaaaacccactaaaccgaccccccccccccaaatcaactaaaaatacttatttcaaaattttttcagagaaaacatTCTGCTGGCTACTGAGTATTTCTGCACATCCTCCATGAACACACAACTATGAAAAAATTCCTAAAGACATTATTACCCTCATATAAGGACAGTTGTGAATAATGAATCAATGTTTGTATAACTCTCTGACAAAATAAAAACTGCACTGTTTTTGCCTGAACACCCTGGGAGCCCAAATTAACCATGATCAGAAGACAGACTATTTTTCTTCATATCTGGAGATACAGTCAATCTATTTAGCTAAAGTTCAAGGGAAAAAACTCCAACAAATTGCATTATAATTGCAGAAGGGACTGACTGCCTTGTTCTTTGAGTTCACCCCCCACATAAGACACAACAGAACATTTTTACTAAATCCTATGTCAAAGTTATAGTTCTGTTTGAAAGCCCTTGTGTTTACAAAACCTCTGGAAAAATTCTAAATGTATTTTTAGCAAACTAGGTGATAAAATTCAAACTTTGAGGCTTTAAAAAGATGGATAAATTAATCTTTCTCACCACGCAGTGTAAAATTTTCACATAATGATGTTTTCCAAAAGTCAAGATTGCTGTATTTTGAGAAGTTTCAAATAACAAAGTTAACATTTCTCCTATGGGTATAAAACAATAACATGTTTCTAAGCTGCAGAAACACTCACAAGAGTTAGAACTTCCTTTGGAAGTTATAGATCAAGTTCATCACATTCCCCAAGCAATCAAAAAGCaatgaaaacaatttttctACACCAAGCAGAAATGCTGGAACATGAGAATCTCGGAGTGAAGTGAGCTCTCCAAGGCACAGTGCACAGGGAGCCATGGGCAGGCCCAGGAGACCTGGAACACCAAATTCCATCACTGCAGTGCCTCCAGCAGACCCCAACACCAAATCCATCACTGCAGTGCCTCCAGGAGCCCCAACACTGAATCCATCACTGCAGTGCCTCCAGGAGCCCCAACACTGAATTCCATCACTGCAGTGCCTCCAGGGGCCCCAACACCAAATTCCATCACTGCTGTGCCTCCAGCAGACCCCAACACTGAATTCCATCACTGCAGTGCCTCCAGGAGCCCCAACACCCAATTTATCACTGCAGTGCCTCCAGGAGCCCCAACGCCAAATCCATCACTGCAGTGCCTCCAGGAGCCCCAACGCCAAATTCCATCACTCAGTGCCTCCAGGAGAGTGGGAAacctctgtgctccctgcagggcaccGAGCTCAGCACAGGCTGTACTGCCATCACTTCCCAAGccactgcccagccccagggaatgTTTCCTGCCCTTACTAAAGCTCCAACACAACATCCAGGAATGCTCGGTCTGTACTGAGAGGCATGACTGTAAAGCTTGGGTGGCAAAGCAAACAGAGGCAGAGGAAGGTGCGGGAGTGCTCCCTGCCCAGGATGGCAGAGCTCAGCCATCCCAATAAAGATGCCTCCTGGCAACACATTAACTCCTCTCTAAACACTCGGGAACACAGTCGCTTTAATCAATATCCTCAGGCACCACCAAAGCCATCCATcacctcccagctcctctccaaTCCCAGCACAGACAGCCTGCAATTCTCTTTGGAAGTCACTGTCACCCAGCTGAGGGGACCACAGCTACTTCTCTTCCTACTCAATTTTCCTCTAAGGCAGAGGAGTATTTTTAGTTTAGAAACCAATTTAAATTCTACTGGCAGAACTTTCTGTTATCAAAACTTCTGCAGTACAATGCAGACAACCTTGACAAAGCACTTCTCCCAGGAGTCACACACAGGGTTTGAAAACAGGAAAGGGAAACGAAGTTGAGTAGGGAGATTTTAAGAGGAAATCACCCAACATGTTCTTGAGTAAAACCTGGTGTATACAGAGATGTGTGACTGCACATTTTATAGACAATTATAGACCAAGCACAAA includes these proteins:
- the MSL2 gene encoding E3 ubiquitin-protein ligase MSL2; protein product: MNPVNATALYVSASRLVLNYDPADPQSFSEINKLLPYFRQSLSCCVCGNLLQDPIAPTNSNCQHYVCKTCKGKKMMMKPSCSWCKDYEQFEENKQLSILVNCYKKLCEYITQTPLARDIIQAVDCSADLLALLKDGAPLHEDAEKSSDAALALCLTHSPVPSTSELATDAPGGFTALPESTPGLDLRGSVINGLPPCNGLAVEKLGVGIPSPEHASAIDVCGTGDYIKSEDIPGGLQPVCDTVATSDLCPAGIDICGFSEDIKPGGSLLLSVEEVLRSLETVSSGEVCDSNLQPTLEANMANGPFLQLSPPPLSHNIFMATDASPHGLSCTAATPKVVKLNRKRSRSESDSEKVQPLPISSIICGPTLGASAPVTVKQENKMSLQPIATVPNGGTTPKISKTVLLSNKSVKKNLEHAPKKSHPKAKPGVLKTKDKAKEKVPSSNVMPGSPTKTVYKKPQEKKGCKCGRATQNPSVLTCRGQRCPCYSNRKACLDCICRGCQNSYMANGEKKLEAFAVPEKALEQTRLTLGINVTSIAVRNASTSTSVINVTGSPVTTFIAASTHDEKSLDEAIDMRYDC